TCACGGCCCTTGGGTTGCGCAAGATCCGGCTCCTGCAACACGCCCCGAAGCGGGTGGTGGGCCTGGAAGGCTACGGTTTGGAAATCGTCGAGCAAGTGGCGGTCTGAACCCGGCGGATTTCGGATTGCGGATTGACCAATCGCCCCCGCCAATAGGCCCTTCCATGAGTCTCGATGCTCCCAGCAAACCGCAGGTCAGTGGTGCCGGCCTCCGCTTCGGCATCGCCGCGGCGCGTTTCAACGAGGATTTGGTGACGTCTCTCCTGAACCGGCTGCAAGCCTCCCTCCAGGCTTCGGGCGTGAAGGCGAAAGACCTCGTCGTGGTTCGCGTGCACGGCTCCCACGAGGTGCCCTGGGCGGCCGCCCGGCTGGCGGCGGGCCGCCGGTTCGACTGCGTGATTGCGCTCGGCGTGCTCATTGGCGGCGACACCAACCATCACGAGATGGTCGGGCAGAGCGTTTCCCATGCCCTGCAGCGCGTGGCCCTCGACAGCGGGGTGCCCGTGATCAACGGCGTCATCGTCACCGACACACCGGCCCAGGCGCGCGCCCGCTGCGCCGGACGCATCAACCGCGGGGCGGAGTTTGCCCACGCCGCGCTGGCCATGGCGGCGCTGAAGCGCAAACTCGGAGGAAAATCATGAGCAGCCAGTTCACCCAAAGGCGCGAAT
This DNA window, taken from Oleiharenicola lentus, encodes the following:
- the ribH gene encoding 6,7-dimethyl-8-ribityllumazine synthase, with product MSLDAPSKPQVSGAGLRFGIAAARFNEDLVTSLLNRLQASLQASGVKAKDLVVVRVHGSHEVPWAAARLAAGRRFDCVIALGVLIGGDTNHHEMVGQSVSHALQRVALDSGVPVINGVIVTDTPAQARARCAGRINRGAEFAHAALAMAALKRKLGGKS